In Natronocella acetinitrilica, the following proteins share a genomic window:
- the ftsZ gene encoding cell division protein FtsZ has translation MFELMDSFSQSAVIKVIGVGGGGGNAVQHMVSADIDGVDFICANTDAQALKNTAAKTVLQLGTNITKGLGAGANPQVGRDAALEDRERIAEVLEGADMVFITAGMGGGTGTGAAPVVAEIARELGILTVAVVTKPFPFEGAKRMRVAMQGIDELSRSVDSLITIPNEKLLSVLGKNLTLLDAFRSANDVLLGAVRGIAELITRPGLINVDFADVRTVMSEMGMAVMGSGAASGEGRAREAAERAIACPLLEDVNLAGANGILVNVTAGMDMGIGEFDEVGQAIREFASEDATVVVGTVIDPELENELRVTVVATGLGQPRVEQKAPELRTVARKPSGEIDYKELETPAAIRKKAANDKYGDSGDMDYLDIPAFLRRQAD, from the coding sequence ATGTTTGAACTCATGGATTCTTTCAGCCAGAGCGCGGTTATCAAGGTGATCGGTGTCGGTGGTGGCGGCGGCAACGCCGTGCAGCACATGGTGTCCGCCGATATCGACGGTGTGGATTTCATCTGCGCCAACACCGATGCCCAGGCTCTCAAGAACACGGCGGCCAAGACGGTGCTGCAACTCGGCACCAATATCACCAAGGGTCTTGGCGCTGGCGCCAACCCGCAGGTCGGCCGTGACGCAGCCCTCGAGGATCGGGAGCGCATCGCCGAGGTGCTGGAAGGTGCCGACATGGTGTTTATCACCGCTGGCATGGGTGGTGGCACCGGTACCGGAGCGGCACCCGTGGTTGCGGAAATCGCCCGTGAACTCGGCATTCTGACGGTGGCCGTGGTGACCAAGCCGTTCCCCTTCGAGGGCGCCAAGCGGATGCGCGTCGCCATGCAGGGCATCGACGAGTTGTCCCGCAGCGTGGATTCCCTGATCACCATTCCCAACGAGAAGTTGTTGAGTGTGTTGGGCAAAAATCTCACGCTGCTCGATGCCTTCCGCTCCGCTAACGACGTCCTGCTCGGCGCCGTGCGGGGTATTGCCGAGTTGATCACCCGTCCAGGGCTTATCAACGTTGACTTTGCCGACGTTCGCACCGTGATGTCGGAAATGGGTATGGCCGTCATGGGCTCCGGCGCCGCCTCCGGCGAAGGTCGTGCCCGTGAAGCCGCGGAACGCGCCATCGCCTGTCCGCTGCTGGAGGACGTCAATCTTGCCGGTGCCAACGGCATCCTGGTGAATGTCACCGCCGGGATGGATATGGGTATCGGGGAATTCGACGAGGTTGGCCAGGCCATCCGGGAATTCGCCTCCGAGGACGCAACCGTGGTCGTGGGTACGGTTATCGATCCGGAACTGGAGAACGAGCTGCGAGTGACGGTGGTTGCCACGGGTCTTGGTCAACCGCGGGTCGAGCAGAAGGCGCCAGAGTTGCGTACCGTTGCCCGCAAACCCAGTGGCGAGATCGACTACAAAGAGCTGGAAACCCCGGCAGCCATTCGCAAGAAAGCGGCCAACGACAAGTACGGCGACAGCGGCGATATGGACTACCTGGACATCCCGGCTTTCCTGCGACGTCAG